A stretch of DNA from Gimesia chilikensis:
CTGTGCTGAGGCGGGAGTCCCGATTTCGGCAGACCTCTCAGACAAGCTGAAGACCGGCAATGCTGCAGAGCAGGCCGCTGTCCAGGCCATCGCGTTCTTGAAGCAGGGGGATCGAGCAGAGGGGAGTACCACGTTGCTGCAGGCATTTACGTTAATGAAGTCGAATCCGTGGGGCCTGGAGCGGATTTATGATTCTCTGCTGCGACACGCCCTGGCACTCGCAACCTCAGACAATCGCCTGGCGGGACCGATTTTTGAAAATATCAGCGAACCATTTGCCATGTATCGACTCGAAGATAAAAGGAAACTGGTGCGGTTCCTGGTCGCTGAGATCATGGGGACGAAACAGATTGCGGAATCACTCGAAGAAATCGAGCCCAATGTCCCCTGGAAGGACTGGCTGCTGAGAAAGAGACAGTCCGTGTATCGTGAACTCAATCACGATCTGTCGGAGAAAGCCCAAGCCGATCTCCAGCAGTTTCTGGGGTGGGCCACGAGTCCCTGAACCGTGCGCGGTCAGTTGATAACAATATCAGTGCCTGGAAATCTGCTGATACCAGTCGAGGAAGAGGTCGGGCCATTTGGCGGGGGGGAAGCCGTGTTTGACGCGCTGGGGGATCAGATTGCCGACGCCGTGGGCGCCGACGTCGAAGACCGCCAGTTTGACGGGGACGTTTAACTTCTGGAGGTCGGCTGCGATTTCACGGGGTAGTTCGATCGGGGCGCCTCCCTTGATGCCGTCATTGGTGGCATGGACGAGGAAGACCGGCGGCGTATTCCTGGAAAATTGAAAGGGTGATTTTTTCTGGCGCCAGTGCCAGGTGGCCAGGCCGATGGCGAAGTCGGGGCGACTGCTTTCGCGGTCGATGGGATCGGTGGCGTCGGGAGTGCCGGCATCGAAGTTCGCTGCCAGGTTCATCGCCAGGTTACCGCCTGCAGAGTAACCGGCGATACCGATCTGCTGCGGGTTGATGTTCCATGCTTTGGCACGGTGCCGCACCAGGCGGACGGCCCGCTTCGCATCGAGCAGAGTCAGAGCCTGAATTTCGGAGTTCGTCCCCTTGAAAGGGGGACGGGTCCGGTATTTCAGACCGATGATGGTGACGCCTTTCGGATTGAAGACGTCAGCCGCGTAGATGACGTGCGTTTTCCAGTCCAGTGAACCGTAGCCTCCGCCGGCACAGACGATGATAGCCATCCCTGTATTCCTGTCAGGATCCGGCGAAAAGACTGCAATTTCGGGACGCGTGACATTGGTGAATTTGCCTCGCGGATCGAAAATCTCGGCGGGGGCACCTGATTGAAACTGAGGCGGTTCGTCCTGCCAGAGGGGGACAACCAGATCGGGTTTACGGAGTGGGGGAGCAGGTTCTGCCTGCAGATCCAGACCAATGAGGCAGATAACGGTCTGGATGAGCAGCAGTGATCTGGTTATTTGCATGGTCTGGTCCCTCAACGATTGATCATTTTCATGGCCGCTTCGGGGTAGCGTTCGCCTAAGACATCGATCTCAGCGAGGGCGCTGTCGATTTCGGCGAGATCGCCGGCTGTAAGTTCGATGTCTGCAGCAGCGATGTTCTCCTCAAGGCGGTGCAATTTAGTTGTGCCCGGGATGGGGACGATCCACGGTTTTTGAACCAGGATCCAGGCCAGGGCGATTTGAGCCGGCGTGGCCTGTTTCCGCTGGGCGATCTGGCCCAGCAGGTCGACGAGCGCCAGATTCACTTTGCGGTTTTCTTCGGCGAAGCGGGGGACCTTGTTGCGGAAGTCACCGCTGTCGAAGGTGGTCGATTCGTCGATCTTGCCGGTGAGGAAGCCTTTGCCCAGGGGGCTGAAGGGGACGAAGCCGATGCCCAGTTCTTCGAGAGTGGGGAGGATGGCTTCTTCGGGTTCGCGCCACCAGAGGGAGTATTCGCTCTGCAGGGCGGCGACCGGCTGGACGGCGTGGGCGCGACGGATGACATCGACGCCTGCTTCCGAGAGACCGAAGTGTTTGACTTTGCCTTCAGCGATGAGTTCCCTGACGGTGCCGGCGACGTCTTCGATGGGGACTTCCGGATCGACGCGGTGCTGATAGAGCAGGTCGATGTAGTCGGTCTGCAGCCGTTTGAGGGAGGCTTCGACGACGTCTCGAATGTGTGCGGGGCGGCTGTCGAGGCCGGTCTGTACGCCCTGGTCATCAATGGCGAAGCCGAACTTGGTGGCGATGACGACCTGTTCGCGGACGGGGGAAAGGGCCTTGCCGAGGAGTTCCTCGTTGGTGAAGGCGCCGTAGACTTCGGCGGTGTCGAAGAAGGTGACGCCTTTATCGACGGCGGCTCGCAGCAGGTCGATGCCGTCCTGGTCTTCGACGGCGGGACCGTAGCCAAAGCTGAGGCCCATGCAGCCCAGTCCCAGGGCGGAGACTTCAAGATTACTGCCGAGTGTGCGTTTCTGCATTGTATAAACTTTCGATAATTGAATTCGTTTGATTTTGGGGCGCGTTGTGAGTTTCACTACAGGATGATGTCTGTTACTCAGTCACTCATTCTAACAGCTTTGCAATGTCAGTCTAAGGGAACGGAACTGATCGGCTGGAATTTCTGTCACTGTTGTTACAGGAAGTGGGATCTATTGGATAACTGATGATGCGGGATGTCTGAGTCGTCACTTATTCGTTTGGTAGATCATCCAGAGGCAGTTTGTGGACGTAAATCAACTGAGTGGGCCCAGAGACAAACAGGTATCTTCCTGAAGGATCGATGTCGAAGATGATGGGGGCATGTTTGGCTGATAGGGCAACTTGAATTTCAGCACGGGGACGATTCCAGTCAGGGTTGCGGATCTGGATCATCCCGTCTGTTCCGGCGGAGACCAGAGTCTGACCATCGGGCGTATATTTCAGTGAGGTGACGGTACCGGAGTGAGCCTTGAAGTCTCGCAGTGACTCACCCGTTTCAGTGTCTGTGTAACTGATGATCCCCTTTTCGTCACCGATGGCGAGAGTCTTTCCATCAGGCGAAAAAGTGATGCTGCGTGCTTTGTTACTGGTCTTCCATGATGTACGCTTTCTGCCTGAAGGAATGTGCCAGAGGATTGCCTTCTGGTCGGCTCCGACTGCTGCCAGCAGACTGCCATCGTTGCTCACTGCCAGGGCGTAGGCTTGCAGAGAACTGAAACGGTAAATGACTTCCCCAGTGTGTGCGTCCCACTGACAGATATCCTGCTGACCTTTGATCTGACCAAAGAGCGAGTCTCCCCGGGGAGAATAGACGAGACAGGTTAGCTCATTGGGCAGGCTGAACAACTCCTGATCGTCATTGATATTTCTGACTGAGAGAGTGGTACCCGCGACGGCGAAGCTGTTTCCGTCCGGATTGATTGCCAGATGCTTCCACGGCGAGTGACTCTGATCAAGCAGCTGTGGCTGTTCCGGATGCTTCAGGTCCCAGCGCAGGAGTCTGCGATCGGCGCCCAGGGAGAGCAGGGTCCTGCTGTCCTGAGCCAGAGCGAGCCCCTGAACCGCGGCGTGATGTCCCGGTATTTGTGTTTCCGTCTTTTGTTGCCAGCTCTCCGTATCGTAGAGGCAGACCGCTCCGGATCGGAAACCGACGGCCAGAGTTTTTCCATCGGGACTGAATGTGGCAAACTGTCTTCCGACAAAGGCGATATCCGTGTTGTCTCGTATGAGGGGCCCCGTCGATTTGCCATCCGGTACACTAAATATTTCGATGCCCCTGTGAGGAGATCCGGCGGCCAGCCATTTACCTGAAGGGTCAAAGTCCAGGCTGTAAGCGTGAGGGCCAAACTTATCATACTTGCCTGTAGCCAGGTTCCAGAGTCTTATTTCCGCGGCCCCGGATGTTGCCAGGTATTTGTTATCGGCGCTGAATGCCAGACCCGTCGTAGCCGGCCTGTGAGCCTTGAACTGGTGAAGACGTGTTTTCTGTTCTGTATCGTAGACACTGACCAGATTATCTTCCGAGTAATCAAGCCAGCTGACTGCCAGCAATTTTCCATTCGGGCTGAATTTGATCTGCCACGGCTTGCGATGTTCTTCGCTGGGGAGTTCCTCGAATTTGTCCCATTGCCCCCATTTAAAGAGGCGAACCTTCCCGTGCATGCCGACCGCAGCCAGAAAGCGGCCATCCGGACTGATTGCGACATGCATCCACATCAGGCCCAGCTTCAATACTTGCGGTTTTTGTTGTTCATCGAGGGGCCAGAGAGTGACTTTGCCCAGACGTTCGGAAACAGCCAGTGTTTTACTGTCAGGTGTAAAACTCAGGGATGTGGGCCAGACATCATCTGTTTTCAAGATGCGCTGGACGGCGCCTGTGCTGGCGTCGCGTAAAAAAATAGTTCCATTCTGTTCGGCTGAGGCAAGCCATTTTCCATCCGGACTGTAGGACAGCCAGTAAATGTTTACCTCGTGAATCGGGCCGGGCCTGCCCAGAGCTGCGACTAATGTTGCTGGCGCTGACTCTGGATTGCCGTTACCGGCGAGGGTGAGTATCTCCCAGGGGATGCTGTCTCGTTTCAGTTGTGTGAGGACCGGAGCAGCAGGAGAGGGCTGCTCCTGCTGCGGTGCAATCGGTGTGTGTGGCTCCTCCGGCTGTGATGGTTTTACCGCAGTCGTTTCCTGACTGACACGCACTACCTGTCTACCATTTTTCGTTACATTGACCAGTTCCTGACGGACCAGTTTTCCCGCTTTGTGAGCGCGTAGTTCGTACTGGCCGGGAGTCAGTCGGATTTCATTGGCACCAGCGCCTGTGATGACCATTTCTGTGCCATTCAAGGTGATGTTCACACTCGGGTCATCCACTTCCACAACCAGTGTGCCCTGGGGATAAAACAGATGAATCACGGTACTGCTGAAACTGGTGATGCCAGATGATTCGCTGAGTCCCAGGCCGGTCAGCAGGACGAGTATCACGGCGACAGCTGTGATCCAACTCCGTTTAGCGGGGGGACGGACCATTGATTGAGTCGGCTCGATGATGGTAATCCCCGTTCCCCCGCGCTGGTAGTCTTCCAGGCAACGTTCGAGTAGATCATGGATTTCCTGTGCTGAGGCAAAACGCTGTGAGGGATCTTTCGCATGCAGTCTGTTGATGAGAGAGATGAGGCCGTCGGGGACTTCGGGGATGATCTCGCTGATCGGCCGTGGTTCATCTTCCACGACTCGCTTCAAGACTGCCAGTGTCGACCTGGCGCGAAAAGGCGGCCGACCACAGCAGATGTAGTAGAGTACGCTGCCGAAACTGAACAGATCGGAGCGATGGTCGATACGTTGTCCCTGGGCCTGTTCCGGAGACATGTAGAGCGGTGTTCCGGCAATGACGCCGCTTTGTGTCATGCTGGCATCATCGGCCGTACGGGCCAGCCCGAAATCCGTGAGTTTGAGCAGACTGGTTCCTTTGTCGATCAGGATGTTGGCTGGTTTGATGTCGCGATGAATGAGGCCTTTCTGGTGGGCTGCCATCAGACCATCGGACATCTGAAGAGCGATGCGAAAGACCTCGGGGATGTCGAGCGGTCCCGTGCGGTTAATCTTCTGCTGTAAGGTTTCGCCATCGATGAATTCCATGACCAGGAAGGGGAGTGGTCTGGATTCGATGGCGTGAATCCGGACTACATTTTCATGATTGAGTGCTGCTGTGGCACGGGCTTCGCGGAGGAAGCGTTTGCGGGCCGGAGATGTTGTGGCGAGTTCCGGGGCCATGACTTTGATGGCGACGATCCGTTCCAATTTGGGATCGAAGGCTTTAAGTACAATGCCGCATCCCCCTCGCCCGATCACCTCTCGAATTTCATACTGGCCAAGGCGACCGAGTGAGTCAGTGACAGTTGAATTTTCCAGAAATGAGAGATCAATTTCGTCAGGGGCGTTGTGGGGCATATCGCTGGTTTGTTCGTCAGCCAGCTGTTTCAGGATGGGAGTTTCCAGAAACTCGCCTGGCTTTTCATAAGCTGCGAGCAGTTCCTCCACCTGCTTGCGTAACGATTTATTACTGGCGCAAGCATCCCGAATGTACTCCTTACGCTTTGCGGGATCGGTGATCTCCAGTGCTGCCAGAAAGATTGATCGCTCATTCATGTTGCTTTGCTCAGACTGATACCCTGGTTTCAGATAAGGATACAGCGCACATCCTTGGATTCTGTGATGCTCTGCCTATTCAAATTCGGTACAGGTATAGGTCCTTGAAAAGACCTCCGGTTAACAGTGCGTAAACGGAGGTCGGGTATCGTCAGGTTTTTTTAAAACTTTTTGCTGTTTGCGAGTCCGCCCTCGATTTCCCGTCGCAACCAGGCTCGAGCAAACGCCCAGTGACGCCCTGCGGTACTGGGTGAAATTCCCAGGACCTCTGCAGCTTCAGTAGTTGTAAGTCCTGCGAAATAAGTGAGTTGTACCAGTTCGGCTATATCGGGGTACTCGTGGGAGAGTTTCTGCAGGGCTTCATCGAGGGCCAGTAAATCTTCCAGCGGCTCGGGCAGTTCAGGCGGCAGCTGTTCATGAAATTCCTGTCGCTGAAATTCGCCACCACGTTTCAGACTGCGTTTGCGACGTGCATTCTCAATCAGTATGCGGCGAATCGCGATAGCCGCTGCACCGAAGAAATGCCCCCGGCTGTTCCATTGCTCGGGACTCGATCCGCCTAGAAGTCGTAAATAAGCCTCATGGACGAGCGCCGTGGGTTGGAGAGTCTGCCCGGGCTGTTCGTGGGCCAGGTGGTTTGCTGCGAGCTTGCGAAGTTCATCATAGACGATTGGCAGCAGACGATCGGCTGCCTGGGAATCCCCCGAGTCTATGGCCTGTAGAATCTCTGTGAATTCAGTCATGACAGATGCTTTATTCAATCTCTCCATGAGGGGCAGCGCATGCAAAGCTATTATGATTTAATTCTACTTCTGTGGACAAACGAACGCCAGAGTCGATTCGTAAATGCAGTCTGGTTTTCAGATCTTGAGGGTTCCCGCTGCAGATGAATTCAGTGCGACAGGTTCATCTCGGAGCGACGGAGGCCATTGGATAAAATCCGCAGTCAACCGTAAGCCAGTGAGTCGCGAGTGGCTGAGACTGGTGCTCCTTGCTGAAGAAGATTTTGAGGAAGGGCGCGGGGAGGTCAAGTGGGATTTTGCTTTGTGTTTTCTGTGAATGCCTCTGAGGTTCCTACGAGTTTGTTTGAATGTGCTCTGAATATGCTCCGAAATGATTTGAAAATGTACGAGATAAAACGAACCGGTCCAGAATGTTCCGCTGAACAACTGGAAAAATCGACGGCGATTCAGGTGATGCTGAGTGACTTGTGCGCGGTGTTTCGGTGCACGCATCATCCGCCTCGCGCGCGAAGCACAATTACACAACAATACGATTCGGAAAGTGCGGATCAAGTTCAGTCTGTTCAGACAATGGTGGCAGATGAGAGCTCTCAAAGTACACGCGAATAGAGTGGCCCGGGATGGTCTGTTAGAAATAACATGTGCGTTTGGTGAGGATTTCGTGAGGGGATGATGAAGATTGGGGCTGTTCGAGAGAAGAAGATACAGCAGCTTGATTGGCTGATTCGTCACTGTTACGATCGCGCGGCAGGCGCGGTCGGATGCCTGCGATTGCCGTTTCAACGAAGTTCTCTTTTCAGGTCTGTCTCTATGAAAGCTGTCTGTTTCTGTCTTGCTCTGTTAATGATTCCCGGTTCGCTGTGGGCCGATGAACATCACGTGTTTGCCCACCGCGGTGCGAGCGGTTATCTACCGGAGCACAGCCTGCCTGCGAAAGCGATGGCTTATGCCCAGGGAGCGGATTTCCTGGAGCAGGATGTTGTGCTCACGAAGGATAATGTGCCGCTGGTGTTGCACGATACTCATCTGGATGGGATTACGAATGTGGCCGATAAGTTTCCGGAACGGAAGCGAGAAGACGGACGTTACTATGCCATCGATTTCACGCTGGCCGAGATTAAGCAGCTCAACGCCACCCAGCGTTTCAAACGCAAGACCGGCAAGCCTGTCTATGCAGAGCGGTTTCCCTTGGACGGGTATACTTATCAACTGCATACGCTGGAGGAAGAGATTCGTTTCATCCAGGGTCTGAATTTGAGTACGGGCAGGAATGTGGGGCTGTTCACCGAAGTCAAGAAGCCGAGCTTTCATCAGCAAGAGGGGCGTGATATCGCGAAAGCGGTGTTTGATGTACTGACCCGCTACGGCTATGGGACGGATGAAAAATCTGCCTGCTGGGTTCAGTGTTTTGAACTGGGGACCCTGAAACGGTTCCGTAAGGAGTTCGGCTGGAAGGGGCACCTGATGATGATCTATTCCGGCGGCAAGCCCGGGCCGGATGGTTCTGATTACGATGCACTGGCCACGGCGGCAGGTCTCAAACAATTGTCGGAAACAGTAGATGGCGTTTTTCCGAATCTGCCAAGGGTGGTGACCTGGGACAAGAGTGGGGAGGCAAAGTGTAGCGATTTCACAAAGGAAGCTCACGCTGCGGGGCTGCGTGTGGTGACGGGGGTTGTCAGAAGCGATGATCTGCCGAAAAACTGTCCCTCGGTGGCGGCGCTGCATGAGGCGTTATTCAACCAGGCCGACGTGGACGATGTCTGCACGGACTTTCCTGATCTGAGTGTGCAGTGGTTGAAAGCACAGCAGGCTGATTGAGGTAGGGCATTGTTCCTGTTGACGCGGTGGTGCGCCTGCCTATAAAGAACAACAGCCGGGCGGAATTGACCGCAGCCGGCTGTTGTGTGAGTTGTCAATCGCGATAGAGCGGCGGCGAAAGCCTGTCTTCGTTGCCCAGATCAATTCATTGTTCGATGGATTGGCAGGTTCAGGGATTGAAAGCAACTGAACCATCTGGATCAATTTTTACAACGGTCTTGGATGAAAAAGGACCGTACTCATGTCCTTCAATAATGATACCACTATTCGTTAATTCATAGGTTGCGCCTCCAGGCAGTTCAACAAAATGAGTTCCACCGTCGTTTGTTGACTCCTTTATAGCTCGACCAGGGAAAAAATACAGCACCCCGTTTTTCATAACTGCACTATCGGCGAGGCCAGTTGACTCTGATGGAGAGCCATTGACCAGAAAAGTTCCATCTGGTTTAAACAGTACCTCGTCGCCAGCATTGACTTCGCCATAGCTCTTGCCCATGACAACCAGTTGATGATTCCTCAATTCACCCCATATGCCTTCAATTTCGAATACCGCTCCATTTTCCAACTCCTCAGCTTTGCTTACGGTTAAATTGGCAGGTACCAGGAACTTGATATTGCTCAGTGTGATTTGCTGTGTATTCTGCCTCTCTCGGGTGTTACAAGCCGAAAGAAAAACTGAGCAGGAGATGGACATGACTAACAGACGAAATGGATTCATATTTTTACCTTTCACGAGCATTGGACGGAGGATCGTGAATAGCAGTCGTGAGGCACTCACTCCGATACGTTTCGGAGTCATACATACCTGCGTCTGTCACTGTTCATTGTGAGGGTTTCGCGTTCTTCTGACAAAGGAATTATCCTATTCTGCCAAATCGTTCTCTCAAGCTTTAGCAGCGGGGTACTATTTTGAAAAAAATGAAGCTTAATTCAGATATCGGTTGTTATAAATTCAATGCCAGGAATCAAAGGCACTTTTCAAATCAGAGGGAATCAAGATCAGATCGGATGAATACGTAAAAAAAGCTCAGCGCCAGAACGACGTTGAGCTTTTTATGAAACGAAGTCGGGACGACAGGATTTGAACCTGCGACCTCTACACCCCCAGTGTAGCGCGCTACCAGGCTGCGCTACGTCCCGATGTTGTTTTCGACGGTCGGCATAGGGCTCGACAATCGATAACTTAATAGTGATGAGCACTTTATCGCACGACCGCGCGAGAAATTCAAGATAACCGGGGCACTTCCCCGGCTTTGTCTCAAAAAAAATTGCCGATATTCGCTAAAAGTGCGATTCAACGGGCCTGCTGACTGTTTAGAAACAGAGTCGAGGGGCGAGGTTCGTGGATTTCGATTATTTTACTATCGAAACTGTGTTTCTGTAAGTGTCATTAAAATAATGGTTTACGGGGAATGCCTTTGTCAGGAACTGTTAAAATTTGTCTTGGCAGGATTGGGGAAGAAAAGTAGAATCCCGCTCTTCATTCAGGAATCTACCCTGAATCTGTCTGCAAATGTTGTCCTGTCGAAAGTTTCGTCTCAAGGTCCATGTCCGACCCTGTCAATACACTCCGTGCGAGAGCCGCTGTGCCGCGATTCAGATTTGCATCGGTTGATGTGAAGCGTGGATCGCTGTTTGCGCTGTTACTGCTGCTGGCAGCGGTGCAGACCGGGTGCGTGCATCGCCGGATGACAATTCGTTCGGTTCCGTCCGGGGCGCTGGTCAAAGTGGACGGGGAAGAAATCGGTTATACGCCGGTCTCGATGGATTTTACCTATTACGGGACCCGCGAGATCACACTGACCAAAGATGGTTATGAAACGCAGTCAGTGATGCAGAAGGTGCGGACGCCCTGGTATCAGTGGATGCCCCTGGACGCGGTGACGGATAACCTGCTGCCCTTTGAAGTCACGAACCGGCACGAGTTCACTTATCAGCTGCAGCCCAAAGTGGTGGTGCCGACGGAAGAGTTGTTGAACCGCGGTAATATGTTGCGCAGCGAAACCCAGATCGGTCAGTGACCGGGGTTATTGCGCCGGTTTGTCTTTCTTGCTAATGGCCCGCTGGATGACGAATTCCAGGATTGCGCGGCTGTCCTCATAGCTGGTCTTGTGGCCTTCGTTTGGACGGTCGATCAGCAGGACCTCTCGGTTGAGTTGTTTCAAGATATTGATCAGTCGGCGGGCACTGTCCGGGGGGACGCTGGTGTCTTTTCCGCCGACTGAGATGCTGAGGGGCATCGTCAGTTTTTCGGGCCAGTATTCGGAGCTCCGCTTTTTAAATTCTGCGGGGATCTGCTGCTTGGTGCCCCCGAAGGAGGCCTGGATGGCGGGCTGAAAATTATTGTACTCCAGATGGTTGGCGGTGGGGTTCATCGCGGCGACGCCGGCGATAAGTTCCGGATGCAGAGCTGCGAAGGTCAGGCTGGATGAGCCTCCCATCGAGCCGCCACAGAGGAAGACCTGGTCGATCTGATATTTCGACTTTAATTCCTCGATGATCTGCTGGAGATCGGCTTCTGCCTTCGGACCCATCCAGGATGTGCGGGCACGGTAATCGGGGGAGACGTAGATCAGATTATACTGGCGGGCGATGTCGCGAGACGCCCGGCATTCGCCCCGGGGATCTTTGACGAACTGCCAGCGGTCGGAACCGTGTCCGTGCAGGGCGATGAGCAGCGAGTGGGGCTTTTCAGTTGAGAACTGTTCCGGGAGCAGCAGGACGTAACGCTGTGTCGTCTGATCACAGCGGGCGGTGAATTCGATGTCGAGGGGCACTGGTTTCTGCGGGGACGGATCAGCGGCATGCCCCGGGTAGACGAACAAGGCGATCAGCAGGGGGATGAACGATAATCTGTAGAAGAGTTGCATGGGGGAGTCCCGAGTATTTTCCTGTAGTGGCGGCTTACCAGAAGAGTCCAAATATGATCCAGCAGGAGAAGGCGATTAATAGAATCGCGTACCAGTTGGGGTTGAGGTATTGGGGAACCGGCTTATAAAAGGGTGACTCTTTGACGGCCAGCAGTTCCTGGCGGCTTTCGGAGAGCCAGTCATGTTTTTCTGGTGAGGCGGGTGTCTGCAGTTCCAGTTGCTGTTCCGGCTTGAGCCAACCCCATTTAAGGGTGGCGGCGAGCATGGCGAGTGTGGTGATGATCATTGAGCAGGGGAACGCGTACCAGACTTCCGTCAACCAGGGGCTGAACAGCGGTTCGTCGACCAGCACGCGGTCGATGAAGCCAATCAGGCCGAACAGGGAGCCGGCACAGAGGCCAACCAGCCCACTTTGACGCGGGACGCGAGTCAGAACGCCTACAATATAAACGGTAAATAATGGCGTCACAAAAACAGGAATCAATGTGCGGAAGGCCTGAATCATGTTGTCATAACGGGCGATGAAAGGAATATAGAGGAAGCCCATCAGCAGAATTCCGATGGTCGCCCAGCGGGTGGCTTTCAGGTAATGGGCTTCGGTGGCGTCGGTTTTGATCCAGCGGGCGTATATGTCGCGGGTGAACAGGGCCGAAAGGGCGGATCCAATGGAATCGAAAGTGCTGATAGCGGCCGAGAGAATGCCGGCGACAACGAGACCTTTGAAGCCGGAAGCGAGATACTGATTAGCGAAATGCGGTAATAACTGATCGGCTTCGGAGTGAGTTGTGAATTCGGGAACCAGGACGCGGCCCATGACTCCCATCAGGGTGGTGCCGATCATGATGGGCATGATCAACAGGCAGCCGAAGAGGGTCGCCATTTTCATGTCCCAGAGTGAGCGGGCTCCCATGAGCCGCATGGTCTGCGTGTGATTGACGGTGTAGTAGCCCATGCCGATGATGGTCCAGCCCATGACGATCAGATAGGGGGAAGTGGAATTCTCATCCTGAAACTGACCGATGTGGAGCCAGTTGATCAAAGGTTGCCCGCTGGCATCGGTGGACTGCGAGAGGTTGTCGACTATCGTCGACCAGCCTCCGGTGGCGGACCAAACGGCGTAGAATATGGTGATGCCGCCGGCCATCATGATCAGGCTCTGCAGGGCATCGGTCCAGACGACGGAAGTGAGTCCGCCCCAGGTGGTATAGGCGGCGGTGAAGATGACCAGCAGGGCGATGAGCGTCCAGCATTGCGTGGGAGTGAAGTCGAGGAGTCCCTGCAGCATGAGATAAATAGACCAGATCATCAGGCCGAGCATACTGGTGCGGTACTGAATCTGAATCAGGGCGCTGAAGACGCGAATGGATTTACCAAAGCGGGTTTCCAGGTATTCGGCGTTGGTGTAGAAGCCGCCACGATAGAGAACCGGGACCACGACGAACGAGGCCAGGACCGCACCGCAGACACTGGCGAGGGTGAAAGCGGTGATGATGTGCATGCCATGGTTAAAGGCGTAACCGGTGAGGGAGACAGCATCGGCATTGTCGACACTGGTGGCAAAGATCGAGAGCCCCAGCCCCCACCAGGGGAGCGAGCGTCCGCCTAGGAACCAGTCGCTGCTGGATTTCGTACTGCGGGCGAGGTAAAAGCCAAAGGCGATCACCGCGCCATTCAGTAAAAAGACGAT
This window harbors:
- a CDS encoding alpha/beta fold hydrolase, which codes for MQLFYRLSFIPLLIALFVYPGHAADPSPQKPVPLDIEFTARCDQTTQRYVLLLPEQFSTEKPHSLLIALHGHGSDRWQFVKDPRGECRASRDIARQYNLIYVSPDYRARTSWMGPKAEADLQQIIEELKSKYQIDQVFLCGGSMGGSSSLTFAALHPELIAGVAAMNPTANHLEYNNFQPAIQASFGGTKQQIPAEFKKRSSEYWPEKLTMPLSISVGGKDTSVPPDSARRLINILKQLNREVLLIDRPNEGHKTSYEDSRAILEFVIQRAISKKDKPAQ
- a CDS encoding sodium:solute symporter family transporter, with product MTGLDWFIVFLLNGAVIAFGFYLARSTKSSSDWFLGGRSLPWWGLGLSIFATSVDNADAVSLTGYAFNHGMHIITAFTLASVCGAVLASFVVVPVLYRGGFYTNAEYLETRFGKSIRVFSALIQIQYRTSMLGLMIWSIYLMLQGLLDFTPTQCWTLIALLVIFTAAYTTWGGLTSVVWTDALQSLIMMAGGITIFYAVWSATGGWSTIVDNLSQSTDASGQPLINWLHIGQFQDENSTSPYLIVMGWTIIGMGYYTVNHTQTMRLMGARSLWDMKMATLFGCLLIMPIMIGTTLMGVMGRVLVPEFTTHSEADQLLPHFANQYLASGFKGLVVAGILSAAISTFDSIGSALSALFTRDIYARWIKTDATEAHYLKATRWATIGILLMGFLYIPFIARYDNMIQAFRTLIPVFVTPLFTVYIVGVLTRVPRQSGLVGLCAGSLFGLIGFIDRVLVDEPLFSPWLTEVWYAFPCSMIITTLAMLAATLKWGWLKPEQQLELQTPASPEKHDWLSESRQELLAVKESPFYKPVPQYLNPNWYAILLIAFSCWIIFGLFW